Genomic DNA from Candidatus Poribacteria bacterium:
TAAGAGGTAAATCTGTTGAATTTGCAACCATGTTGATATAGACAACTGGTGTCCCCCTAAAGAAGTCTCCCAATTGCTACTTCTGAAACTGAATTTCCCTATACACCTCAATTGAATCAATAATCGCCATGATCACTGCATCAATAGGCTTATTCTTAGTAACATCGGTTTGACGGGCTGAACTTCCCGCTGCGGTGAGTACCAACTCGCCAACACCCGCACCGACAGCATCAACAGCAACTGTATATCGACTGAGGAGCGTTCCATCTAGCTCGGTATCCTGCACAATCAGCAACTTACTACCGACCAGTTTTTCATCTTTTCGTGTGGCAACGACAGTTCCCACAACTTTTCCAACCGTCATGCGAAATCTTTCCCTGTTTATTTTTACTCCAAGAAACGCAAATCGCGCAAAGTATAATGCGTTATCAAAACATTATTGACAAAATTATATGGACATGGGTATAGTAAACTGAAGCTGTCAAAAAGTCAAGATTTTATTCCAAGCCTATCCAAGGTTCATGAACTATAGGGGGAAAGCCGTGTCAGATAAGGTTCGTTTAGCGGTCATTGGTTGTGGTGGAATCGCAAATGCACATCTGCGAGGATATCAAGCGTTAGTGGAAAAAGGGGTTAACACCTTTTCAATTGAAGCAACGTGTGATGTGCGTAGGGAAGCCGCGCAAAACTATGCGGAACAGGTTGCAGAATTGCAGGGAACCGTGCCCCACGTTTACGATGACGTTGAAGAAATGCTGAAAGCTGAGGATTTGAACGGGGCAGATATCTGCACGTCCCACGCCTATCACCACATCTCCGCTATCCCATGTCTTGAATCGGGCGTTGACATCATGACGGAGAAGCCGTTTGGCGTAACAATCAAAGCAAGCCAGAAGATGATTGAAGTCGCGAAGAAAAATGGGCGACTTACGGCTACGGCAGAGAATTGTCGCAGGACACCCGGACAACGGACTGTTCAATGGGCACTTAACGAGGGAAACATTATCGGGACACCCCGAATGTTCTTCGCACAATCCGCGGCTTGGAACGATCCAGCAAACATCGGTGATTGGCATTGGCGGTTGGGAAAAGAGTTCAGCGGCGGCGGTATGGTGATGGATAGCGGCGCACACATGATGGATACCATCCGCTACTTCTTCGGTGATGTCGAAAAGGTTTACGCCGAAGTCCGTCAGATTGATGGACGATTCGCCAACCACGCCGAAAAAGGCAAGGTGCCCACTTGCCATGAAGATACTTGGGTCGCGATCATCACGTTCAAGAGTGGTGTCATTGGAACGTGGAGTTGGACGGTTGCCGCACCGTGCGCTAACCATCTGAATGTTGCTTTCTACGGTGCCGAGGGTGTAATCCGTGACAGCGGCGATGTCTTTCATCCGTTTACAGCTAAAGATCGCGGCGAGGCGGAGAGACTTGATGGAACAAGATACAACATGCAGGAACTCCGCGAGATGTACCTTGAAACATTAAGCGATGACGAGAAAGAGCGGCTTTTCCCGCATGGAATTGAAGACGGTTTCGCGCTGGAGATCTACGACTTTATTGATGCAATCAGGAATCGACGATCCCCAGAAGTGGATGGTTGGACCGGTTTGCAAGCCAAAGCCATATCAATCGCAATCTATGAGTCTGGATACTCTGGAGAAGTGGTGACTCTCGATGATGTGCTTGATGGGAAAGTCAGTGGATATCAGCAAGATATCGATGAGCAGTGGGGCCTTTAAGCAATCTTAGATCTGTCGATGTAGGGAACGTAGATCTGCGTTCCCTACTCACAGCGGATATACCCTGCCGTTACTACCTAAGGATAGCATCTAATCTGCGAAGATCTGCATTTTTTAATGTGGCATCCCTCTTGTATTGATAGTAGCTGTCGAGCACTCTGCCAACATACCGTTCCGCTGAACGACTGAGTTTTCCGTTTTTCCGAACGTTTCCCGGTCCCGCATTATAAGCAGCGAGTGCGAGGCTGTAATCTCCATCATACCTTTCAAGCATGTTGTCCAGATATTTGACTCCCGCCTCTAGGTTTTTAGGCGGGTGAAAGCGCTCATCGATGTTAGGATCTGGTGTCGGTTTTCTTACGTTCTGATAGGCAGGAACCTTGAGCCCAAGCCCCCGTGCTGTCGGCGGCATCAGTTGCAGCAGTCCAACGGCACCATTGCGGGAAATTGCTTTGGGATTGAAGGTTGACTCCCTTTTGACCAGAGCGAGGATGAGATTGACTTCGACACCATATTGCTTCGCGATCTGCTCAGTTGGAGATTTTGCATTTTTAGTATCTTCTGTATCTTTGGTGATTCGCCTCGTATTATCGGGCGCACGTTTGGGAGAACTCTCCGTTTTGGTTTTCTCGCTTCTCTGCACCGAGGTTTCCCTTTTATTTATTGTGGAAGTCGCCCTTTCCTTCACAGAAGTCGTCATTCTCACCACGGAAGTCGTCACTCTCGGCGCGGACGTCCCCTCTTTACTCACAGAAGTCGAGACTGCCCGGTCCGATAAATCGAATGTCAAACCAACGGCGAGAAGATGCTTATATGCCACATCTGGCTGACTTAAGTAGGCATAATGGAGATGCTTTCCGTGGACATTGACAGAAAAGCCCATACTCCAGTCAGGTTCTGGTTGTAGTCCTATCAGATCAATCGCTGTACCTAAACGGAGTGCGAGTCCATACGCGCCAACTTCACCTCCCACTCTGACCTGCCATAACGCTGTATCTAACACACTGTTCAACTGAAGCGGTTGAACCGGTTTCCATCCGACCCCAACGGCAAATGTCTGATCAAACTGCTGCAGGGGCTTTCCTTCCCGGTCCGGAATGGTCACCCCAGATATATCTATCAACCTTGCCCCTAGGATTAGATGGCGCGGTAACTTAACAATAGCACCAAGGTCGTAACTTGGCTTCCACTGGCTGTCGGGATTCGGGGCACGATTGTAACCAAGATTCCCACCAAGCTGGAATCGGCTGCCAATGGATCGGGCATAAGACAGGAGAACTTGATTATAGCCTCTCTCGAATGTTCCGACCGGGTTATTCCGATGGTCGTGGAAGAAGCGATCTTCACCGTTCAAATCTAAGGCACTGAAACCGAGTGTTCCCACATAGTGAATCGGATACCCGAACGAAACTGCGCCTTGAGAAAGATCGTACACCAAACTGCCATGCTCAAGGCTCGCAAGTCCCGCGGGATTCCAGAGAGCACCTGTTGAATCAGTGGCACTGCTGATAAATGCACCACTCATACCAAGTGCCCTTGTACCGACTACGGGGCGAAGGGAACTCGCGGCTATCGAGATGCACAGCAACCACAACGCTGCACTCCCGATCCAGAACAGACGCCAATGCCGACGGTGTTCGTATGCAGCCGGCAGGCTGCGCGTTTTTCTTTTGTTACTAAAGTTCAAAATACAGGTGGGAACCTGTCGCATTACCGTTCCTCTCCAAACAACTGATTAGGGCACGTTGATATTTGATAACACGTAGGTCAGATCTTGCCCGACCCCTCCCTATCTTCCAATACCGGCAGATAGCCTGTAGATCGAGATTCATATCTCGACACTCAAATGTCAACAGAACACTAGTTATCAATTTGTGACGGTGAGTAGTATGGTTTTAGTTGAGGTCAAAACTTCAGTATCGGTATCGACTCCTGACGATTGCACTGAAACAACTTGGCTAATCGCTGTAACAACAAGCTGGAGCACTTCAACTTTGACTACACCGTCCGGCGTTTCCGGAGCAGACCAAATCGCCTTATTTTTATCCATGGGGGTCAATGTGCCGTAACCGGTGGTGTTGATCCAATTAAAGATGATGTTGCTGCCTCGAAGTTCGTCAACAGTTGCTGTCATGTTCACTGTCTCACCAGCTTGGACGGTATCTTCGCTTACCTCAACCTTGACGTTCAGCGATTGATTCTCCAAATCTACCTGTGTAACTGTTTCATCGGTTTCTTCCGATTCTCGAAGCGGGTTCTCAACAGAACTCCCGCCACAACCGAGCAAGCATAGGGCAATAGTGAGTAAAACCACGTGTGACAGAACTGGCGTTATGCGCAAGATTTTAATCATCGTTCTTGTCCTTTAGGTTGAAATGTTGGGTGTATTCAGCCTAAGATGGCTGCTAAGATTTTTCCAATAACAAAAACGTATAGATGAACGCATGGTTTCAGTCAATCGGTGATAGCAATTTAATCCAAAAAAATTAGAGTTTCGGATACTTGGGGACATTTTTATAGTGTTTCCAACTCTCAGCGTAAATCTTCCAGAGACCATCGGCAGGATCCACCATAAAAACCAACTCTTTCTTGCCAAAATCTGAGTAAACAGCTTGACTTCCAGAAGCGCGAGTACCGACAAATTCTTGTAAGAAATTGACACCCGCTACAGCACTGTCTCCATTGATTTGCAAATGAAAAATATTCACTTTAATTTTGCTATACCTTTCATTAAGGGATTTCATTTTTTCGCGCAACTGTTTTTTATTCAATCGAGTCGGGTATTCTCGTCCCTTGGTGATAGTAACCCTAGTAATCTCTGCCTCTTCTGCATACTTCGACATATAGGTTTTGAGATTCTTTCCCTGCCACGCCTGCTGCCATTCCCCCAAGACTTGACTCAATTTAAGCTGAGTATCGAGCGGTGCCCCACCAACAATCGGCGAGGAACTTTCGGGGGCAGCAGCTTGAGACGGTGTAACAACGTGATTGGAGGACACGGGAGCATCAACGAACTGCGACGGAAGATTTCCGGGCGTTGGATTGGCAGATCGAGCGACCATCTCTTGATCTTGAACAATATACTCCTCGGTCGTTTCGGGATAGCCCAACTCATCGTGAATTCTATCATCTATCAGTTTCCAGCGTTGTAACAGTCCCCTCTTTTCAACAGTTATATCCCGATAAATCATAACTAAAACCTTGCCACCTTGGTAAAGCGTAACAGGGATGCGTTCAATCTGTCGTCGATTCGTGTTCCCGAGATCTTTTTGAGGAAGATGCCCAGTTATATCCACTTCAACCTTTTCTCTGCTGAAGAGTTTCAACGCACGTTCATAATGACTCCGGTTTTTGGCCCGTGCGGTCGAATCCCATAACTGCTGATACAGCCTCGGTTGTTCTGATTCGACAGCTTGTTTCCACTGTTGAAGAAAGGGCTCAATCGCCCCAGTCTCTTCAATAACCTGTAGTCCAAGTACCATTGCTAGGAGGATGACGGCTGCTCCGATAATACCAATCACACCAAAACGGGTATTAGGATTTTGAAATGTGGTGGAAACCTCGGTTTTGCCGGATCGCATCAATCTGCCCTCCTAATTAGCAGCGACACCATACCGTGGTACCGCCTCGTAAATCCGCCAGCTTTCACGGAAAATTTTCCACTCAGCCCCAACTTGACGCACCCACACCTCCCGCGTCCACAAATCGTGCAGAGCGGGGATCCCGCCACTCACCGCATTTCGCGAAAGACGACTGAACCGATAGGTGGCAATAACACTCTCTCCGTCTGCGTCAAACTTGGAATCTGTTTTTTGCCACTCGGCATCCACCATCCTTTTCAAAGCATCAACCATTTGCAGGCGGTTAAGATGGGTTTGCTCTTCGTTGCTAGCGCGAATAACGGTCTGATATAGCGTCGCATCCTGAGTATATCTGCTCAAGTGCTGGTTTATATCTTTTGCTGACCGCGCCAGTGCCCAACCGCTAATGAATGCTCTACCGCTCGCAATCTGTTCGCTGGTCAGTGAGGTACTGTTGGTCCGAATCGCTTGTTTTCTGCGCTGCTGCTGTACATAAGCCTTTGCTTCCTGTTTTTTTCGGGCTAGCATATCTCCCCGCTGTTTTAACACATTAGACTGATCCAGTTGTTCAATGTGCTTTGAATAGCGCTGCGCCTGTGCCGTTGCCTGCGTTTGTGCTTCTGCCGCCACCTTGTGAGCTCTCTCTACCGACGATTGAGCATCTGCTAATTCACGACGTAACTGATCAATCTGATGCTCATGTTCTTCCGCTCGACTCTGCGCTTGGCGGAGTTCTGTTTGGGTCGTATCCAACTTTGACTGAAGGTACCCGTGATCGGTTTTGATTCTATTATAATCTTGGAATATCTTTCGGTGTGCTTGTTCAGCCTCTTGCAGTTTTTGATCCATGTCAGCTTGCAGCTGCTCTTTTTGCATATCCAATTGCTTGACATCTGTTCGAGATTCTTCAAGTGCCTTATCCGCTGTTCCCAGATCTGCTTCAAGCGCAACGATTTTCGCTTCTTTGTGTTTAATGATGGCATTTAGCCCATTTCCCTGCGATTTATACATCGCCTCCTGTTCAGCAATTTGTGCTTGAGTCAAGGCGTTATACGCTAGGTGCATCGCTCCGAGTCCGTCCTTCGCACCCACAGCTTCCTTCGCACTTGCAAGGGCATGTTCCGCCTGCTGCAAGGTGTCTGACGCAAGGTACTGAGCGTTTGCAAGGTGTGCCTGTTCAATCGCCGTTTCAGATTGTGCGATAATAGTATTGACGTCTTCCAAGTGAATCTTCCCAAGGGAACCGCTGCAAGCAATGAGAAACATCGGTAGAAGGCATAGCCATATATGATAGAGGCGATTTTTCTTCCAAGTTCTAAGCAAACTCTGTTTTCCTATGCTTCTGTCTCTGAGCGCTTTCATTTTTCCAACTCCTGAGTGCGATTACTGATTTAGCTTAATCTTTCTCATCGGCGGAGAAGTACAATTCCTAATTCAGAGATCCCTTCCCCTTTTCGGCTTTCAGCAGCAGCCCGATAAGGATTTTGGATCATTCGTCTATAAAAACGAACAAAGCAGGTGAAAGGTTGCAATTTGAATAGAATGTAATCTAGCATACAACGTGAGTGTTGCCGATTTGTTTCCTTTTTCCTTAGTGGGTATTTAATTCTCGTGTAGGTCGAAGACCCTTCCCAATCCTATCGGGGCTGCACCTAAACGCCCCTAAAGCCTAGTACACTGTCAGGCAAATTATGCTTGTGTATATTGGTTGAAAGCAAACGGTAACATATATAATAATTCCAAAACTTTGGTTTTCTACCCGTCTCTCTGGATTATATTTTATTTTTCGACCTAATTGATGCCAACGGGATGCCAAGCAAAGCTGGGCGCTCAGAAAAGCAAAGCCGCTGTGTGGTAATGCTGTGGTTCAAAGGATGGTATAATGGCAGGTGGGTAGCCTTGATGCCAGTCGCTTTTATTATATCCCCGCGTATGGGTAAAGTGCAAGCCGGTTTATGATGGAATGTAGGGGCATTTCGTGTCGGAATTCGGAAATCCCTCCTATAGGAAAGCTAAATGACCCTACCTAAAGCTAACTTACCATTGACACGCCTAATTAAATGTAGGGGCAACCCTTGTGGTTGCCCAAAATACTGTCTCAGGTTTCTGCCTATGTATTATGCAATTACCTATTACCCTCCCTTAGCCTCAACGAGCACCCGTACGCCGTTGTGACAGCCGTTAATCCCTGTAGGCCGAGATTCATATTTCGACACCAAAATGTCGACAGAACCCAACAAAACAGCGCATTTTTTGCTTGACAAATATCATCAAGTCTGCAATCATCTAGGGCAGACAGCTCAGTCATACACCGACTTGAGACATCTTTGAAGCCTCAACAATGGACACGGAACGGAGTTTCTCATGAAAATGGAAAAAATCGCCATGTTTTCCACGTTTCTCGTGATGATAGGGGCACTCTTCGTGGCGGGATGCGGCGACGACACAGAAATGACCAATAACCAACCTATTATTGATAGCCTCATTGTGCCGGAGCAGGTCAAAGCCGGCGAAAAGGTCAAATTGCAGGTAATCGCCCATGACGCCGATGGCGACAAGTTGACCTATAAATGGAAAGTCAGCGACGGGACGGTGAATGCAGCCGGGGTATGGACTGCCCCTCGAGAACCGATGAATGCTACCGTCCTTGTTCATGTGAACGACGGTGTAAACTCAGCAGTTCAAAGTTCCAAAATCAGTGTCGAGATTCTTCCTCCTTCAGAGCCTATTGCGCCGGAGGGGATGGTATCGATTCCCGCAAGCGAGTTTCAGATGGGGAACGACGAGTGGGGTGCAAACAATGAACAGCCGGTGCACACCGTTTACCTCGATGCGTTCTTTATGGACAAACACGAGGTAACCAATTTCGAGTATCAGCAGTTCGTACGTGCGAATCCAAGCTG
This window encodes:
- a CDS encoding transglycosylase SLT domain-containing protein, producing MTTSVKERATSTINKRETSVQRSEKTKTESSPKRAPDNTRRITKDTEDTKNAKSPTEQIAKQYGVEVNLILALVKRESTFNPKAISRNGAVGLLQLMPPTARGLGLKVPAYQNVRKPTPDPNIDERFHPPKNLEAGVKYLDNMLERYDGDYSLALAAYNAGPGNVRKNGKLSRSAERYVGRVLDSYYQYKRDATLKNADLRRLDAILR
- a CDS encoding Gfo/Idh/MocA family oxidoreductase → MSDKVRLAVIGCGGIANAHLRGYQALVEKGVNTFSIEATCDVRREAAQNYAEQVAELQGTVPHVYDDVEEMLKAEDLNGADICTSHAYHHISAIPCLESGVDIMTEKPFGVTIKASQKMIEVAKKNGRLTATAENCRRTPGQRTVQWALNEGNIIGTPRMFFAQSAAWNDPANIGDWHWRLGKEFSGGGMVMDSGAHMMDTIRYFFGDVEKVYAEVRQIDGRFANHAEKGKVPTCHEDTWVAIITFKSGVIGTWSWTVAAPCANHLNVAFYGAEGVIRDSGDVFHPFTAKDRGEAERLDGTRYNMQELREMYLETLSDDEKERLFPHGIEDGFALEIYDFIDAIRNRRSPEVDGWTGLQAKAISIAIYESGYSGEVVTLDDVLDGKVSGYQQDIDEQWGL
- a CDS encoding DUF4398 domain-containing protein; translated protein: MKALRDRSIGKQSLLRTWKKNRLYHIWLCLLPMFLIACSGSLGKIHLEDVNTIIAQSETAIEQAHLANAQYLASDTLQQAEHALASAKEAVGAKDGLGAMHLAYNALTQAQIAEQEAMYKSQGNGLNAIIKHKEAKIVALEADLGTADKALEESRTDVKQLDMQKEQLQADMDQKLQEAEQAHRKIFQDYNRIKTDHGYLQSKLDTTQTELRQAQSRAEEHEHQIDQLRRELADAQSSVERAHKVAAEAQTQATAQAQRYSKHIEQLDQSNVLKQRGDMLARKKQEAKAYVQQQRRKQAIRTNSTSLTSEQIASGRAFISGWALARSAKDINQHLSRYTQDATLYQTVIRASNEEQTHLNRLQMVDALKRMVDAEWQKTDSKFDADGESVIATYRFSRLSRNAVSGGIPALHDLWTREVWVRQVGAEWKIFRESWRIYEAVPRYGVAAN
- a CDS encoding EutN/CcmL family microcompartment protein, which gives rise to MTVGKVVGTVVATRKDEKLVGSKLLIVQDTELDGTLLSRYTVAVDAVGAGVGELVLTAAGSSARQTDVTKNKPIDAVIMAIIDSIEVYREIQFQK